GCCAATTCTGTTTTACCGACTCCGGTAGGACCTAAGAAGATGAACGAACCGATCGGTTTGCGCATATCCTGTAGTCCGGCCCTGCTTCGTCTTACGGCATCCGAAAGTGCTTCGATTGCTTCTTCCTGGCCAACAACCCGTTTTCCGAGTTCGTCTTCCAGGCGAAGTAATTTGGAAACTTCGCTTTCGACCATTTTCGAAACCGGGATACCGGTCCATTTTGAAACCACGTCCGCGATTTCCTGTGCATCAACTTCTTCCTTGATCAACTTGGAATTTGCCTGTAATTCGATCAGTTTCTTCTTGCCTTCTTCCAGCTGGATTTCGGCTTCTTTGATTCGTCCATAGCGGATTTCAGCAACTTTTCCATAATCTCCCGAACGTTCGGCCTGATCGGCTTCCAGTTTCAGGTTTTCGATCATTTCCTTCGTTTTCTGAACACCTTCCACGATGTCTTTTTCAGCCTGCCATTTGGCGTTGAAAGCATTGCGTTGTTCTTCCAGGGAAGCCAGTTCTTTACCCAGGACTTCCAGTTTTTTGGTGTCGTTTTCACGCTTGATGGCTTCGCGCTCGATTTCCAGCTGCATGATACGTCGCTCCAGTTCGTCCAGTTCTTCCGGTTTGGAGTTGATTTCCATGCGCAATTTGGAAGCAGCCTCGTCAATCAAGTCGATTGCTTTATCCGGCAAATGGCGTTCGGTAATGTATCTTTGAGACAATTCAACTGCCGCAATGATTGCCGCATCCTTGATCAGCACTTTGTGGTGATTTTCGTATTTGTCCTTGATACCCCGCAAGATCGAAATTGCATCTTCGGTATCCGGTTCGTCTACCAAAACCGGCTGGAAGCGGCGCACCAATGCTTTGTCTTTTTCGAAATATTTCTGGTATTCATTCAAAGTGGTTGCTCCGACTGCTCTGAGTTCACCTCTTGCCAATGCTGGTTTTAAGATATTTGCTGCGTCCATTGCACCTTCACCGCCACCGGCTCCGACTAGTGTGTGGATTTCATCAATGAACAGGATGATCTCACCGTCGGCGCTGGTTACTTCTTTCACCACCGATTTCAAGCGCTCTTCGAATTCACCTTTGTATTTTGCCCCGGCAACCAAAGCACCCATGTCCAGACTGTAAACTATTTTGGACTTCAGGTTTTCCGGAACGTCGCCGTCGATAATCCGATGCGCAATTCCTTCGGCAATGGCTGTTTTACCAACTCCGGGTTCACCGATCAGGATCGGGTTGTTTTTTGTTCTTCGTGTAAGGATCTGAAGTACCCGACGAATTTCGTCATCACGACCGATCACAGGATCTAATTTCCCTTCCCGGGCCAATTCGTTGAGGTTCTTGGCATATTTTTCCAACGATTTGTAAGTTCCTTCCTGTTGGTTGGAAGTAATTTTCTCTCCGTTTCTTAATTCCATAATATCTTTTATAACCTTTTTCTTGTCGAGTTTCGCATCACGCAGTAATTGCCCGATCTGGTCTTTTGAATCGATCAAAGCCAGGAACAGCATTTCTACCGTTGCATATTCGTCGCCGTTCTCTTTAGCGGTTTTTAAAGCTTGCTGCAGTGTTTCCTGTGCTTTCGGGGAAAGATAGATCTGTCCGCCGGAAACTTTGCTCTGGCTTTCAAGGATCCGGTCCAAAGCAAGCTCTATTGTTTTCGGGTTTACCTGTGATTGTTTCAATAAGTAAGGAACCACATCTGCATCTTTCAGAAAAATCCCTTTCAGCAGGTGAGCATTTTCGATAGCCTGATGCCCTTCTGTTTGAGCATACTCCTGAGCTGCCTGAATGACTTCCTGTGTTTTTATTGTAAATTGGTTGCTATCCATTTTTTGTAATTTTGATTTCTTTCAGTCAAATCGCGAACCAAAACCCGTTTTGAGCTCTTTTTAAGACAAAAAGACAGTTTAAAGAATTTCAAACCGACAAAATGACATCTCTCATTCGGATGAGATGAGCGCGATAAATAGTAATTTAGCCAAAAATTGCCGGGATGTCTAAAATCAAAAGAACTTACAAAAAACTCTATCCTTATTTTGTGGATGTATGGCAATACATTGCAATCATCGTGATCTTTATCCTTGCCGCAATCTTCTTTCTGTAGATCTACCGTGTCCGGAGTCTTTGAGAGAGCGATTGTCTGCGACCAATGATCCTAAATTATTTCCGCACTAATCCTGGATTGGCCCTGATCATTCAAAAGCAAAGATTTTTCTTATTTTTGTTCAAAAGTTTAAAAGCGTTGGAAAATCAACTTGAAATCTCAATAGTCGTTCCTTTATTCAATGAAGTAGAGTCTTTACCGGAACTGCATGCCTGGATCAAGCGGGTATTGAACGATCATAAGCTTACTTACGAAGTCATCTTTGTGGACGACGGAAGTAAGGATGGTTCCTGGAAAGTTATTGAATCGTTGAAGTTAATCGATTCGAATGTCCGGGGAATAAAATTCCAGCGCAATTATGGAAAATCAGCCGCACTGCATACCGGTTTTCAGGCTGCGTTGGGAAAAGTGGTGGTTACCATGGATGCAGATTTGCAGGATTCTCCCGATGAACTGCCGGAATTGCACCGGATGATTACCGAAGAAGATTACGACGTGGTTTCCGGATGGAAGAAAAAACGTTACGACCCGGTTACGAAAACCGTTCCTACGAAACTTTACAACTGGGCGGCGCGCAGGATGACCGGGATTCATTTACACGATTTCAATTGCGGACTGAAAGCCTATAAAAATGCGGTGGTAAAAAGTATCGAACTATACGGCGATATGCACCGGTATATTCCGCCGCTGGCGAAGTTTGCCGGATTCAATAAAATAGGTGAGAAGGTGGTGATTCACCAGGCACGTAAATACGGAACCACTAAATTCGGGCTGAACCGTTTCCTGAACGGTCCGCTGGATTTGATGACCGTTGTCTTTATGGGGAAATTCGGGAAGAAACCGATGCATTTTTTCGGCGCAATGGGATCTTTATTGTTCATTGTCGGTTTTGGAATTGCGGCTTACCTGGCCATTGATAAGTTGTTTGTGCATTCAACGGCCATTAAGCTGGCGGAACGCACGGAATTCTTCGTGGGGCTTACAGCGATGATCATGGGAGTTCAATTCTTTTTGGCAGGATTCCTTGCGGAGTTGATAGGCCGTAATTCTTCCACCCGAAATCATTACCTGGTAGAAACTGAAATCTGATATTTCATGAAAAACTGGCATGTTGACCGCTCCTGGACACTTTTCCTGGACCGTGACGGCGTAATCAATGTAAGGCTGATGGGTGATTATGTCAAAACCCGGGAAGAATTCGAATTGCTTCCGGGGGTTGCCAGGGCTGTTTCCAAAGCAAACACCCTTTTTTCACACGTTTTCGTAGTAACCAATCAGCAGGGAATCGGAAAGGGAGTCATGACCGAGCGTAACCTTTCGGAGATTCACAGTTATTGTAGTGAATTACTCGAAGTTGAAAACGGACACATAGATCAGTATTATTTTGCCCCGAATTTAGCTTCAGAAAATTCAACTTTGAGAAAACCGAATTCAGGAATGGCGCTTTTAGCCCAATCGGAATTTCCGGCAGTTGATTTCCGGAAATCGATCATGGTGGGCGATTCAGACTCAGACATTGAATTTGGCAGGAAACTTGGAATGAAAACGGTGTTCATCAGGCACACAGGTGCTGAGGAACATCCAGCAGCTGATTTAACTTGTGATTCGCTGGAATCATTTATAAACTTAATGACCGATGAGATTTAGAATTCTTTTTACCGCATTGTGTTTTATTGCTCCCTTGAGCTGGGGCCAGACTGTTAATCAAAAAGATACACAGGGAAGAAAACAGGGCCCCTGGCAGAAAACTTATCCCAAATCGCGTGCTTTTGAATATAAGGGCCAGTTTAAAGACGATAAGCCCGTAGGAACATTCTATTATTATTATGCGTCTACCAAGAAAAAAGCCATTGTCGTACATGATGAAAAAACAGGACGTTCTACTTCGGTCATGTACCACGAGAACGGTGTTTTGATGGCGAAGGGAATTTTCAAAAACCAGGAAAAAGACAGCATTTGGGAATATTACGGACCTTCGGGGAAATTAAGCACGAAAGAAACGTATTCAAATGGAAAACTGAACGGGAACCAGACGATTTATTATGTAATGGAAGATCCGAGTGACAAGCGTATTCTACCTGCTAAGGTAACTCCTTATAAAATGGGAGTGATCCACGGTGATGTGATCGAATACTTCGACACCGGAATTATTAAGAGCAAAGTGACGTATGTCAACGGGAAGAAAGAGGGAATAGCAATTACCAATCACCCGAACGGAAAAGTGATGATCACGGAACGCTTTAAAGGAGGAATTCAGCATGGCTGGCAATCTGCGCACGACCAAACCGGGAAAGAAACCGGGAAACAGTATTACCGTTACGGGAAACGGATTGAGGGTAAGGAACTTGACTCTTATCTGAAGCAGTGTAAGGCAAAAGGAATCAATCCGAACGGTTAATTCTTCGTCCGGATCTTTCTTTTGATCAATTCGTTCGAATTGAATCCGCTTTTTTTTGTAATTTCCGTCCGTGATTCAAAAAATCGGAACCATAGCAATCGTTTTTTCATGCCTGATTGTTTTTCTTGCAGCCAATTCGTGCAAGAAAACCGATGAGTTCAGCATGTATTACGATTATTATCCCCTCAAACAAGGCCATTACAACATCTATTCCGTTCATGAAGTGATCGTTGATCAGCAAGTAAATGTAAGAGACACCTTCGATTATTTTATCAAAACGCTTGTCGGCGATACCATTACCGATAATTCAGGCCGTCAGGCAAAGCAGTTTGAGCGTTATTACAGTGCGAATGCAAACGGTCCCTGGACCATACACGATGTCTGGACAGCGATCAAATACGATGGAAAAGCAGAATTGGTAGAAGAAAATAACCGCGTTATCAAACTGGTTTTTGCACCGAGTGAAGACGACGAATGGAATATGAATGCTTACAATACGCTGGAACCTTTGGAATGCTATTATTCAAGTATTCATCAGTCTTATTCTTTGGGAGGAAATACCTATGCTTCAACCGTAACCGTGGAGCAGGAAGATTTTTCATCCTACATTGATTCACGCCGCAAATACGAAGTTTACGCCCGTGGAGTAGGGTTGGTACACAAATACTTCCGCGATTTTATCATCAACAACGGCAATCCCAACAATGTGAAAAAAGGACACTTACTGGAGATGCGCCTGATATCCTACGGAGAAGAATGACCCGTATTGTAAGCAACATTTACGCTGGTTTTTAATTGCATGTGTGCTGAAATTTTAACTTTGCCGAAAAGGAATCCATGTATTTTTCATTTATTATTCCCGTTTACAACAGGCCAGATGAAATAGATGAGCTGCTAAAAAGCTTGACCGAGCAAACCTATCCGGAAGATTTCGAGGTGGTTGTAGTGGAGGATGGTTCTACTATTCCTTGCGGCGATATTATTGAATCATATCAGGACAGATTATCCATATCCTATTACAATAAACCGAATTCAGGGCCGGGTGACTCCCGGAATTATGGAATGCGGGCTGCAAAAGGAGATTATTTCCTG
The window above is part of the Fluviicola sp. genome. Proteins encoded here:
- the clpB gene encoding ATP-dependent chaperone ClpB: MDSNQFTIKTQEVIQAAQEYAQTEGHQAIENAHLLKGIFLKDADVVPYLLKQSQVNPKTIELALDRILESQSKVSGGQIYLSPKAQETLQQALKTAKENGDEYATVEMLFLALIDSKDQIGQLLRDAKLDKKKVIKDIMELRNGEKITSNQQEGTYKSLEKYAKNLNELAREGKLDPVIGRDDEIRRVLQILTRRTKNNPILIGEPGVGKTAIAEGIAHRIIDGDVPENLKSKIVYSLDMGALVAGAKYKGEFEERLKSVVKEVTSADGEIILFIDEIHTLVGAGGGEGAMDAANILKPALARGELRAVGATTLNEYQKYFEKDKALVRRFQPVLVDEPDTEDAISILRGIKDKYENHHKVLIKDAAIIAAVELSQRYITERHLPDKAIDLIDEAASKLRMEINSKPEELDELERRIMQLEIEREAIKRENDTKKLEVLGKELASLEEQRNAFNAKWQAEKDIVEGVQKTKEMIENLKLEADQAERSGDYGKVAEIRYGRIKEAEIQLEEGKKKLIELQANSKLIKEEVDAQEIADVVSKWTGIPVSKMVESEVSKLLRLEDELGKRVVGQEEAIEALSDAVRRSRAGLQDMRKPIGSFIFLGPTGVGKTELAKALADFLFNDENAMTRIDMSEYQEKHSVSRLVGAPPGYVGYDEGGQLTEAVRRRPYSIVLLDEIEKAHPDVFNILLQVLDDGRLTDNKGRTVNFKNTIIIMTSNMGSHLIQESFEGVKEENLHDAMEKAKFKVLELLKQTIRPEFLNRIDETIIFTPLNKRYVRQIVQLQLDQLKSMLLEKGIKMHMTEEAKAHLVEAGYDPHFGARPVKRVIQKQVLNELSKALLAGTLDTSLTVVMDIFDGKIVFRKPISQEEEIDATNG
- a CDS encoding glycosyltransferase family 2 protein, with translation MENQLEISIVVPLFNEVESLPELHAWIKRVLNDHKLTYEVIFVDDGSKDGSWKVIESLKLIDSNVRGIKFQRNYGKSAALHTGFQAALGKVVVTMDADLQDSPDELPELHRMITEEDYDVVSGWKKKRYDPVTKTVPTKLYNWAARRMTGIHLHDFNCGLKAYKNAVVKSIELYGDMHRYIPPLAKFAGFNKIGEKVVIHQARKYGTTKFGLNRFLNGPLDLMTVVFMGKFGKKPMHFFGAMGSLLFIVGFGIAAYLAIDKLFVHSTAIKLAERTEFFVGLTAMIMGVQFFLAGFLAELIGRNSSTRNHYLVETEI
- a CDS encoding HAD-IIIA family hydrolase, translated to MKNWHVDRSWTLFLDRDGVINVRLMGDYVKTREEFELLPGVARAVSKANTLFSHVFVVTNQQGIGKGVMTERNLSEIHSYCSELLEVENGHIDQYYFAPNLASENSTLRKPNSGMALLAQSEFPAVDFRKSIMVGDSDSDIEFGRKLGMKTVFIRHTGAEEHPAADLTCDSLESFINLMTDEI
- a CDS encoding toxin-antitoxin system YwqK family antitoxin, which codes for MRFRILFTALCFIAPLSWGQTVNQKDTQGRKQGPWQKTYPKSRAFEYKGQFKDDKPVGTFYYYYASTKKKAIVVHDEKTGRSTSVMYHENGVLMAKGIFKNQEKDSIWEYYGPSGKLSTKETYSNGKLNGNQTIYYVMEDPSDKRILPAKVTPYKMGVIHGDVIEYFDTGIIKSKVTYVNGKKEGIAITNHPNGKVMITERFKGGIQHGWQSAHDQTGKETGKQYYRYGKRIEGKELDSYLKQCKAKGINPNG